The Microlunatus antarcticus genome window below encodes:
- a CDS encoding EVE domain-containing protein gives MAPAITRTTLGAWLLKANPAVWDLRRFLADGETRLTSWSVRRGYRSALMRPGDPVVFWLSGPGTGGLTRGVWGLGHVVAEAEPWDEAEAGWWLDDTARRGLRARVRVDVPLLEQPLPAADLRAAGLTDLEVQRMPQGSNPSWVSRDQLEVLTELLPDWPEPPPPVG, from the coding sequence ATGGCCCCGGCGATCACCCGGACGACGCTGGGTGCGTGGCTGCTCAAGGCCAACCCCGCCGTGTGGGACCTGCGACGGTTCCTGGCCGACGGCGAGACCAGGCTGACGTCCTGGTCGGTGCGGCGCGGCTACCGCAGCGCGCTGATGCGCCCGGGCGACCCGGTGGTCTTCTGGCTCTCCGGACCCGGCACCGGCGGGCTGACCCGCGGGGTGTGGGGGCTCGGGCACGTCGTCGCGGAGGCCGAGCCCTGGGACGAGGCCGAGGCGGGCTGGTGGCTCGACGACACCGCCCGGCGCGGCCTCCGGGCCCGCGTACGGGTGGACGTGCCGTTGCTGGAGCAGCCTCTCCCGGCGGCCGACCTGCGCGCGGCGGGCCTGACCGACCTGGAGGTCCAGCGCATGCCCCAGGGGTCGAACCCGTCCTGGGTCTCGCGGGACCAGCTGGAGGTGCTGACCGAGCTGCTGCCCGACTGGCCCGAGCCGCCTCCGCCGGTGGGCTAG
- a CDS encoding MFS transporter yields MAAEAVAALGTGWAYDRVKGRVLLVLPFLVAAVPPLAFTGSGVAVLVGVLLWGAAMGVQDSTVKALVADLVPAPTRASAYGVFAAVQGGAAVVGGVAAGALYERSLPALVTVVAITQVVALVLLVVTLRHVRRVRTA; encoded by the coding sequence ATGGCGGCCGAGGCGGTCGCCGCGCTCGGCACCGGGTGGGCGTACGACCGCGTGAAGGGGCGGGTGCTCCTCGTCCTGCCCTTCCTCGTCGCGGCCGTGCCGCCGCTCGCGTTCACCGGCTCGGGGGTCGCCGTCCTGGTGGGCGTGCTGCTGTGGGGCGCGGCCATGGGCGTGCAGGACTCGACGGTGAAGGCGCTCGTCGCCGACCTCGTCCCCGCTCCGACCCGCGCCTCCGCGTACGGGGTCTTCGCTGCCGTGCAGGGCGGCGCGGCGGTCGTCGGGGGCGTCGCCGCCGGCGCCCTCTACGAACGGTCGCTGCCGGCGCTCGTGACCGTCGTCGCGATCACGCAGGTGGTGGCCCTGGTCCTGCTGGTCGTCACGCTGCGGCACGTGCGCCGCGTCCGGACCGCCTGA
- a CDS encoding fasciclin domain-containing protein has protein sequence MNFKSSATKIAALAAVVAFPLSLAACGDTADSGAAPASSAAAPSSSAAAPSSSAASPSASASDASAPFGSGCAAVPTSGKGSFDGMSQDPVATAASNNPALSTLVTAVKAAGLVDTLNNAENITVFAPTNDAFKKIPAADLKKVLADKKTLTAILTGHVTSPKLAPTDLAGSHTSLAKTDIKVTGSGEDFTVDGTSKVVCGNVQTANATVYIIDTVLLPKS, from the coding sequence ATGAACTTCAAGTCTTCCGCCACCAAGATCGCCGCCCTCGCCGCGGTCGTCGCGTTCCCCCTGAGCCTCGCGGCCTGCGGCGACACCGCCGACTCCGGTGCGGCCCCCGCGTCGAGCGCCGCCGCCCCGTCCTCGAGCGCCGCCGCCCCCTCCTCCAGCGCCGCCAGCCCCTCGGCCTCGGCCAGCGACGCGAGCGCCCCCTTCGGCTCCGGCTGCGCCGCCGTCCCGACCTCGGGCAAGGGCTCGTTCGACGGCATGTCGCAGGACCCGGTCGCCACGGCGGCCAGCAACAACCCGGCGCTGTCCACCCTCGTCACCGCGGTCAAGGCCGCCGGCCTGGTCGACACGCTGAACAACGCCGAGAACATCACCGTCTTCGCGCCGACGAACGACGCCTTCAAGAAGATCCCGGCCGCCGACCTCAAGAAGGTCCTCGCCGACAAGAAGACCCTCACCGCCATCCTGACCGGTCACGTCACCTCGCCGAAGCTGGCGCCGACGGACCTCGCCGGCAGCCACACCTCGCTCGCCAAGACCGACATCAAGGTCACCGGCAGCGGCGAGGACTTCACCGTCGACGGCACCTCCAAGGTCGTCTGCGGCAACGTGCAGACCGCCAACGCGACGGTCTACATCATCGACACCGTCCTGCTGCCGAAGTCCTGA
- the sigK gene encoding ECF RNA polymerase sigma factor SigK encodes MPTGPGDDSRPSGSPEPTSAREGEAAELVELVHSSARGDQDAFAELYDRTSGRVYGIVWRVLRSPDHAAEVTQEVYTEVWRQAARFDSVKGSALAWIATMAHRRAVDRVRSVTREVARDEHYAVTGIGREVDHVWEGVEQRMEAARVRKALESLTPIQREALTLAYFGGFTQTEIAARLELPLGTVKTRVRDGLIRLRDALGVEA; translated from the coding sequence GTGCCTACGGGGCCGGGAGACGACTCCCGGCCCTCGGGCTCTCCGGAGCCCACCTCCGCGCGTGAGGGGGAGGCGGCTGAGCTCGTCGAGCTCGTCCACTCCTCCGCGCGCGGTGACCAGGACGCCTTCGCCGAGCTCTACGACCGGACCTCGGGTCGGGTCTACGGGATCGTCTGGCGCGTCCTGCGCTCCCCCGACCACGCGGCCGAGGTGACGCAGGAGGTCTACACCGAGGTGTGGCGCCAGGCGGCGCGCTTCGACTCCGTCAAGGGGTCGGCGCTGGCCTGGATCGCCACGATGGCCCACCGCCGCGCGGTCGACCGGGTCCGCTCGGTCACCCGCGAGGTGGCTCGCGACGAGCACTACGCCGTCACCGGGATCGGCCGCGAGGTCGACCACGTGTGGGAGGGCGTCGAGCAGCGGATGGAGGCGGCCCGGGTCCGCAAGGCCCTGGAGTCGCTGACGCCGATCCAGCGAGAGGCGCTCACGCTGGCCTACTTCGGCGGGTTCACCCAGACCGAGATCGCCGCGCGCCTCGAGCTGCCGCTCGGCACAGTGAAGACCCGGGTCCGCGACGGACTGATCCGGCTACGAGACGCGCTGGGAGTCGAGGCGTGA
- a CDS encoding anti-sigma factor, with translation MNEIHGATGAYVLDALEADELEEFEAHRAVCSTCSREVAEFCETAPRLSVLAAAPPPPPALRTSILRGLSDVHQLPPLHGDVLQERPREVDELALRRSSRRARVLSVLVAAVSVLALALGGAVYSLARQQQAPVAGPSADNSLLAAPDARIVPMVLANGAQVSFVVSKSQNRALFVGGHLPSPGLGKTYELWTMRDQAVTADNLVPAGTNVAQWFHGPIQESTGVAVSIEDVGGADRPTDVQGVVTL, from the coding sequence ATGAACGAGATCCATGGCGCCACCGGGGCGTACGTCCTCGACGCGCTGGAGGCCGACGAGCTCGAGGAGTTCGAGGCGCACCGCGCGGTGTGCTCGACCTGCAGCCGCGAGGTCGCCGAGTTCTGCGAGACCGCCCCGCGGCTGTCGGTGCTGGCCGCCGCGCCGCCCCCACCGCCGGCCCTGCGCACGTCGATCCTGCGCGGTCTCTCCGACGTCCACCAGCTGCCGCCGCTCCACGGGGACGTGCTCCAGGAGCGTCCGCGGGAGGTCGACGAGCTCGCCCTGCGCCGCTCGAGCCGTCGGGCCCGGGTGCTGTCGGTGCTCGTCGCCGCGGTGTCCGTCCTGGCCCTCGCGCTCGGTGGTGCGGTCTACTCCCTCGCCCGCCAGCAGCAGGCACCCGTGGCCGGACCCTCGGCGGACAACTCGCTTCTCGCGGCCCCGGACGCACGGATCGTGCCGATGGTGCTCGCCAACGGCGCCCAGGTGTCCTTCGTCGTCTCCAAGAGCCAGAACCGGGCCCTGTTCGTCGGGGGCCACCTGCCCTCGCCGGGGCTCGGCAAGACGTACGAGCTGTGGACGATGCGCGACCAGGCCGTGACCGCGGACAACCTGGTCCCGGCCGGCACGAACGTGGCGCAGTGGTTCCACGGGCCCATCCAGGAGTCGACCGGCGTGGCCGTCTCCATCGAGGACGTGGGCGGCGCGGACCGGCCCACCGACGTCCAGGGCGTCGTCACCCTCTGA
- a CDS encoding VOC family protein: MRLHHVQVACAPGTEDEARRFYGTGLGLSEVEKPDDLKARGGAWFRGYDATGTVTAEVHVGVEDPFLPARKAHPALQYDSVAELEEVAARLRGLGYEVDWSQRRTFGGNERCHTADGQGNRVELLAPAPPA, encoded by the coding sequence ATGAGGCTGCACCACGTGCAGGTCGCCTGCGCACCCGGGACCGAGGACGAGGCCCGACGCTTCTACGGCACCGGGCTCGGGCTTTCCGAGGTCGAGAAGCCCGACGACCTCAAGGCCCGCGGCGGCGCGTGGTTCCGGGGGTACGACGCCACGGGCACCGTGACCGCCGAGGTCCACGTCGGCGTCGAGGACCCGTTCCTGCCCGCGCGCAAGGCGCACCCGGCACTGCAGTACGACAGCGTCGCCGAGCTCGAGGAGGTGGCGGCGCGGCTGCGCGGGCTGGGCTACGAGGTCGACTGGAGCCAGCGCCGCACCTTCGGAGGGAACGAGCGCTGCCACACGGCCGACGGGCAGGGGAACCGCGTCGAGCTCCTCGCCCCCGCCCCGCCGGCCTGA
- a CDS encoding site-specific tyrosine recombinase XerD: MTGLERLVSAYLDHLSVERGVSTHTLAAYRRDLARYVDHLAGAGVPDPAAVTPAVVGAYASSLAEGVRAPDGSEVLPPLAPASIARAVVAVRSLHRFAVADGLTTTDPAADVRPPRPARRLPKALPIDQVQLMLDLPSTETAEGLRDAALLELLYGTGGRISEVVDLDVDELTRAMSGPPDELAGLRVLGKGSKERIVPLGSYARAAVEAYLVRGRPALAARGQGTPALLLNARGARLSRQSAYAVLRRVAEQAGVPGEVSPHTLRHSFATHLLDGGADVRVVQELLGHASVTTTQIYTLVTVDHLREVYAGAHPRAR, from the coding sequence CTGACCGGTCTGGAGCGGCTCGTCTCCGCCTACCTGGACCACCTGAGCGTCGAGCGGGGGGTCTCCACCCACACGCTGGCCGCCTACCGCCGCGACCTGGCGCGCTACGTCGATCATCTCGCCGGGGCCGGCGTCCCCGACCCCGCCGCGGTCACGCCGGCGGTGGTGGGCGCGTACGCGTCGTCGCTGGCCGAGGGGGTCCGCGCGCCGGACGGCTCCGAGGTGCTGCCACCGCTCGCGCCGGCCAGCATCGCCCGCGCCGTGGTCGCGGTGCGCAGCCTGCACCGCTTCGCCGTGGCCGACGGGCTCACCACCACCGACCCGGCCGCCGACGTACGCCCGCCGCGCCCGGCCCGACGCCTGCCGAAGGCCCTCCCGATCGACCAGGTGCAGCTGATGCTGGACCTGCCGTCCACCGAGACCGCCGAGGGCCTCCGCGACGCGGCGCTGCTCGAGCTGCTCTACGGCACCGGCGGACGGATCAGCGAGGTGGTCGACCTCGACGTCGACGAGCTGACCCGGGCCATGTCCGGTCCGCCGGACGAGCTCGCCGGGCTGCGGGTCCTCGGCAAGGGCAGCAAGGAACGCATCGTGCCCCTCGGCTCGTACGCCCGCGCCGCGGTCGAGGCCTACCTCGTCCGGGGCCGCCCCGCCCTCGCCGCCCGGGGCCAGGGCACCCCCGCGCTGCTGCTGAACGCCCGCGGTGCCCGGCTCTCGCGCCAGAGCGCGTACGCGGTCCTGCGGCGCGTCGCCGAGCAGGCCGGGGTGCCGGGCGAGGTCAGCCCGCACACGCTGCGGCACTCCTTCGCCACCCACCTGCTGGACGGCGGCGCCGACGTGCGGGTGGTGCAGGAGCTGCTGGGTCACGCCTCGGTGACGACCACCCAGATCTACACGCTGGTCACCGTCGACCACCTGCGTGAGGTCTACGCCGGCGCCCACCCCCGCGCCCGCTGA
- the ald gene encoding alanine dehydrogenase — translation MLVGVPTEVKNNEGRVAITPSGVHELTSRGHQVLVQSGAGVGSSIPDDAYAAAGAKVVDGWEPVWGESEMVLKVKEPVEVEYDRMQPGQVLFTYLHLAANRACTNALLDRKVTGIAYETVQLPNGSLPLLAPMSEVAGRLAPQVGAYHLMSALGGRGTLMGGVPGTHPAKVVVIGAGVSGMEAATIALGMQADVTLLDLNIDKLRDADRLYRGHIKTVASNSFEVERAVLDADLVVGAVLVPGAKAPTVVTNDLVARMKPGSVLVDIAIDQGGCFEDSRPTTHADPTFRVHDSVFYCVANMPGAVPHTSTYALTNVTLRYAASLADRGWREALRRDPALALGLNTHDGELTNGPVAASLGTTSRAASEVLA, via the coding sequence GTGTTGGTCGGAGTTCCCACCGAGGTCAAGAACAACGAGGGCCGGGTGGCGATCACGCCCTCGGGCGTGCACGAGCTCACCAGCCGCGGCCACCAGGTCCTCGTCCAGTCCGGCGCCGGCGTCGGCTCCTCCATCCCCGACGACGCGTACGCCGCGGCCGGGGCCAAGGTCGTCGACGGCTGGGAGCCCGTCTGGGGCGAGTCGGAGATGGTCCTCAAGGTCAAGGAGCCGGTCGAGGTCGAGTACGACCGGATGCAGCCCGGCCAGGTCCTCTTCACCTATCTCCACCTCGCCGCCAACCGGGCCTGCACCAACGCCCTGCTCGACCGCAAGGTCACGGGCATCGCGTACGAGACGGTCCAGCTGCCGAACGGGTCGCTGCCGCTGCTCGCCCCGATGAGCGAGGTCGCCGGACGGCTCGCGCCACAGGTCGGCGCCTACCACCTCATGTCCGCACTGGGCGGCCGCGGGACGCTGATGGGCGGCGTCCCGGGCACGCACCCGGCCAAGGTCGTCGTCATCGGCGCGGGCGTCTCCGGCATGGAGGCCGCGACGATCGCCCTCGGCATGCAGGCCGACGTCACGCTGCTCGACCTCAACATCGACAAGCTCCGCGACGCGGACCGCCTCTACCGCGGCCACATCAAGACGGTCGCGTCGAACAGCTTCGAGGTCGAGCGCGCGGTGCTCGACGCCGACCTCGTCGTGGGCGCGGTGCTCGTGCCCGGGGCCAAGGCGCCGACCGTCGTGACGAACGACCTGGTCGCGCGGATGAAGCCCGGCAGCGTGCTGGTCGACATCGCGATCGACCAGGGCGGCTGCTTCGAGGACAGCCGGCCGACGACGCACGCGGACCCCACGTTCCGGGTGCACGACTCGGTCTTCTACTGCGTCGCGAACATGCCCGGCGCCGTCCCGCACACGTCGACGTACGCGCTCACGAACGTGACGCTCCGCTACGCCGCGAGCCTGGCGGACCGCGGCTGGCGCGAGGCGCTGCGGCGCGACCCCGCCCTCGCGCTGGGGCTCAACACCCACGACGGCGAGCTCACGAACGGACCCGTCGCGGCCTCGCTCGGGACCACGTCCCGGGCGGCGTCCGAGGTGCTCGCCTGA
- a CDS encoding molybdopterin-dependent oxidoreductase: MTAPSVLARTGPDAPGGPGVPGKALRAASGVVAAGVAVGVGHLVASFVNPTASPVIAVGSALIDAAPTPAKTFAVRLLGNYDKPVLIGAVGVALLVFAAVLGLVAWSHRRVALVGIALLGVVGAGTAVYRGDLLDAVPSLVAGAAGVAALLLLVARSARSAPTSATASTTATTTTGTTTGTGGRRGFLAALGLTALVAALAGGGGVVVGRVRSAGALARRGTGLPAPTSPAPPLPAGAQIPGMTPFTTPVDSFYRVDISLVTPQIDASSWSLTIDGMVDSPLTLTYDELLAMPLIERDITLTCVSNEVGGSYVSSGRWLGVPFSAILEKVGVQAGADQVYSYSLDSGYTASTPLQAVSDGRDAMIAVGLDGQPLADARGYPARMIVPGLFGFVANTKWLERIEFTTYAKRTAYWTERKWATDGPILTQSRIDLPKSLSTIPKDKPVIAGVAWAQHRGITKVEVKIDDGPWQEADLAVDAGLDLWRQWSLPFTGDAGLHSATVRATDATGETQPEARTKVFPDGARGWHQIQFTSE, translated from the coding sequence ATGACCGCCCCCTCCGTCCTCGCGCGCACCGGCCCCGACGCGCCGGGCGGTCCCGGCGTGCCGGGCAAGGCGCTGCGGGCGGCGTCGGGTGTCGTGGCCGCGGGCGTCGCGGTCGGCGTCGGCCACCTGGTCGCCTCGTTCGTGAACCCGACCGCGTCCCCGGTCATCGCGGTCGGCTCCGCCCTGATCGACGCCGCGCCCACGCCGGCCAAGACCTTCGCGGTGCGGCTGCTGGGCAACTACGACAAGCCCGTCCTCATCGGCGCCGTGGGGGTGGCGCTGCTGGTCTTCGCCGCCGTCCTCGGGCTGGTCGCCTGGTCGCACCGCCGGGTGGCGCTCGTCGGGATCGCCCTCCTCGGCGTCGTCGGCGCCGGCACCGCCGTCTACCGCGGGGACCTGCTCGACGCGGTCCCGTCGCTGGTCGCCGGCGCGGCCGGCGTGGCGGCGCTGCTCCTTCTCGTCGCCCGGTCGGCCAGGTCCGCCCCCACCAGCGCGACCGCGAGCACGACGGCGACCACGACGACGGGCACCACGACGGGGACGGGCGGTCGCCGCGGCTTCCTCGCCGCGCTCGGGCTCACGGCCCTGGTCGCCGCGCTCGCCGGCGGTGGCGGTGTCGTCGTCGGCCGCGTCCGCAGCGCCGGCGCCCTGGCCCGGCGGGGTACCGGCCTACCGGCTCCGACCTCACCGGCCCCGCCGCTCCCCGCGGGCGCCCAGATCCCCGGCATGACGCCCTTCACCACCCCGGTCGACTCCTTCTACCGCGTCGACATCAGCCTCGTCACCCCGCAGATCGACGCCTCGAGCTGGAGCCTGACGATCGACGGGATGGTCGACTCGCCGCTCACCCTGACCTACGACGAGCTGCTGGCGATGCCCCTGATCGAGCGCGACATCACCCTCACGTGCGTCTCGAACGAGGTCGGCGGCTCGTACGTGAGCAGCGGGCGGTGGCTCGGCGTGCCCTTCAGCGCGATCCTGGAGAAGGTCGGGGTGCAGGCCGGCGCCGACCAGGTCTACTCGTACTCGCTCGACTCCGGCTACACCGCCTCCACGCCGCTCCAGGCGGTCAGCGACGGCCGCGACGCCATGATCGCCGTGGGCCTGGACGGCCAGCCGCTGGCCGACGCCCGCGGCTACCCGGCCCGCATGATCGTGCCGGGACTCTTCGGCTTCGTCGCCAACACCAAGTGGCTCGAGCGGATCGAGTTCACGACGTACGCCAAGCGCACGGCCTACTGGACCGAGCGCAAGTGGGCCACCGACGGACCGATCCTGACGCAGAGCCGGATCGACCTGCCGAAGTCGCTCAGCACGATCCCGAAGGACAAGCCCGTGATCGCGGGCGTCGCCTGGGCGCAGCACCGCGGCATCACCAAGGTCGAGGTCAAGATCGACGACGGACCGTGGCAGGAGGCCGACCTCGCCGTCGACGCCGGCCTCGACCTGTGGCGGCAGTGGTCGCTCCCCTTCACCGGGGACGCGGGGCTCCACAGCGCCACCGTCCGGGCGACCGACGCGACGGGCGAGACCCAGCCCGAGGCCCGCACCAAGGTCTTCCCCGACGGCGCCCGCGGCTGGCACCAGATCCAGTTCACCAGCGAGTAG
- a CDS encoding cation transporter: MTTLTLGPSPARRSLLARRIRWFVAATITYNVVEAVVALAAGTRASSSALIGFGLDSVIEVASAAAVAWQFAGRDPEAREQTALRVIAFSFFGLAAFVTVDAVRSLVGGGSTEHSTVGLVLAAVSLAVMPLLSYGQRRTGRELGSRSAVADSKQTLLCTYLSAVLLVGLALNSLLGWSWADPVAALVIAAVAVREGREAWRGDSCCSPASALHPAAVPEEPACACGPGCADACCASGR; the protein is encoded by the coding sequence GTGACGACGCTGACGCTGGGTCCTTCGCCGGCCCGCCGCTCCCTGCTCGCCCGGCGGATCCGCTGGTTCGTCGCCGCCACCATCACCTACAACGTCGTCGAGGCGGTCGTCGCCCTGGCGGCCGGGACGCGGGCCTCGTCGAGCGCGCTGATCGGCTTCGGGCTCGACTCGGTCATCGAGGTCGCCTCGGCTGCCGCGGTCGCGTGGCAGTTCGCGGGGCGCGACCCCGAGGCGCGCGAGCAGACCGCGCTGCGCGTCATCGCCTTCTCGTTCTTCGGGCTCGCCGCCTTCGTCACCGTCGACGCGGTCCGGTCGCTGGTGGGCGGCGGCTCCACCGAGCACTCGACGGTCGGCCTCGTCCTGGCGGCGGTCAGCCTCGCCGTGATGCCGCTGCTCTCGTACGGGCAGCGCCGCACCGGGCGCGAGCTCGGGTCCCGCTCCGCCGTCGCCGACTCGAAGCAGACCCTGCTCTGCACGTACCTGTCGGCGGTGCTGCTGGTCGGGCTCGCGCTGAACAGCCTGCTGGGCTGGTCGTGGGCCGACCCGGTCGCCGCCCTGGTCATCGCCGCCGTCGCCGTCCGCGAGGGCCGCGAGGCCTGGCGGGGCGACAGCTGCTGCAGCCCGGCGTCGGCGCTGCACCCGGCCGCGGTCCCCGAGGAGCCGGCCTGCGCGTGCGGCCCGGGCTGCGCTGACGCCTGCTGCGCCTCCGGCCGCTAG
- a CDS encoding SDR family oxidoreductase produces MSDQTTPTDPAEQHDQPAHTDDQIAHPGLTADMRDTPDHGEESYRGRDRLTGKRAVITGGDSGIGRAVAIAFAREGADVLISYLPEEEEDAAETARLVEAAGRKAVRHPGDIRDEAVCQAIVDTAVAELGGIDILVNNAAYQMAQLGGIADITTEQLDRVMKTNLYAMFWLCRFALPHLQPGSVIINSSSVQALSPSPELLDYATTKAGIVNFTKGLALELAEKGIRVNTVAPGPIWTPLIPATMPVERAEGHGEDTPLGRAGQPAELAPAYVFFASQESSYVTGEILTVAGGAQAS; encoded by the coding sequence ATGAGCGACCAGACCACGCCGACCGACCCCGCCGAGCAGCACGACCAGCCCGCGCACACCGACGACCAGATCGCCCACCCCGGGCTGACCGCGGACATGCGCGACACCCCGGACCACGGCGAGGAGTCCTACCGCGGTCGCGACCGGCTGACCGGCAAGCGGGCCGTGATCACCGGCGGCGACTCCGGCATCGGTCGGGCCGTCGCGATCGCCTTCGCCCGCGAGGGCGCGGACGTCCTCATCAGCTATCTGCCCGAGGAGGAGGAGGACGCGGCGGAGACGGCCCGGCTGGTCGAGGCCGCCGGTCGCAAGGCCGTGCGCCACCCGGGAGACATCCGTGACGAGGCGGTCTGCCAGGCGATCGTCGACACCGCGGTCGCCGAGCTCGGCGGCATCGACATCCTCGTGAACAACGCCGCCTACCAGATGGCGCAGCTCGGCGGCATCGCCGACATCACCACCGAGCAGCTCGACCGGGTGATGAAGACGAACCTGTACGCCATGTTCTGGCTCTGCAGGTTCGCGCTCCCCCACCTGCAGCCCGGGTCGGTGATCATCAACTCGTCGTCCGTGCAGGCGCTCTCGCCCTCGCCCGAGCTGCTCGACTACGCGACGACCAAGGCCGGGATCGTCAACTTCACCAAGGGCCTCGCGCTCGAGCTGGCGGAGAAGGGCATCCGCGTCAACACCGTGGCCCCGGGGCCGATCTGGACGCCGCTGATCCCGGCGACCATGCCCGTCGAGCGGGCCGAGGGCCACGGCGAGGACACGCCGCTGGGCCGGGCGGGCCAGCCGGCCGAGCTCGCGCCGGCGTACGTCTTCTTCGCCTCGCAGGAGTCCAGCTACGTCACCGGCGAGATCCTCACCGTGGCCGGCGGGGCGCAGGCCTCCTAG
- a CDS encoding ArsR/SmtB family transcription factor, producing the protein MQLSTSTDALSRFGHALSDPTRARVLLTLRTGPSYPAELADLLGVTRQAMSNHLACLRGCGLVVAVPEGRRSRYELADARLVSALGDLLALVLVVDPDCCGGEDEAAPTVAGTEVHA; encoded by the coding sequence GTGCAGCTCTCCACGTCCACCGACGCGCTCTCCCGCTTCGGCCACGCGTTGTCCGACCCCACCCGCGCCCGGGTGCTGCTGACGCTCCGGACGGGCCCGTCCTACCCGGCCGAGCTGGCCGACCTCCTCGGGGTGACGCGCCAGGCGATGTCGAACCACCTCGCCTGCCTGCGCGGCTGCGGCCTCGTCGTCGCGGTCCCCGAGGGCCGGAGGTCCCGCTACGAGCTGGCCGACGCCCGTCTGGTCAGCGCGCTGGGCGACCTCCTCGCGCTGGTGCTGGTCGTCGACCCCGACTGCTGCGGCGGCGAGGACGAGGCGGCCCCGACGGTGGCCGGGACGGAGGTCCACGCGTGA
- a CDS encoding ANTAR domain-containing protein: MARVSADAEEPSGRRGAGPPGSLAADFLEAVGQQMGDGPLTPGALARAVVSLLPVDGAGLATVTGELRLPLAASTAAAEEAEELQTTLGDGPCLVAAQTGAPCAADLPELLERWPLYAEELTRRTPYRSVAALPLPSPAGEVFAALDLYAEDAALSAHLDLDLVAAAVAAPLGALLDLCLRPVRDAVTEDALPEWYADATARRLDVSIAIGMVMASSHRSVGDALSVLRGHAYSHDRQLDDVAEDVVLGRLPVEDLAG; the protein is encoded by the coding sequence ATGGCACGGGTGTCCGCCGACGCGGAGGAGCCGTCCGGACGACGCGGCGCGGGTCCTCCGGGCAGCCTGGCCGCCGACTTCCTGGAGGCCGTCGGGCAGCAGATGGGCGACGGTCCGCTCACGCCCGGAGCCCTGGCGCGCGCGGTCGTCTCCCTGCTCCCGGTCGACGGGGCGGGGCTCGCCACGGTGACCGGTGAGCTCCGGCTGCCGCTGGCGGCGAGCACCGCCGCCGCCGAGGAGGCCGAGGAGCTCCAGACCACGCTGGGCGACGGGCCCTGCCTGGTCGCGGCGCAGACGGGGGCGCCGTGCGCGGCGGACCTGCCGGAGCTGCTGGAGCGGTGGCCGCTCTACGCCGAGGAGCTGACGCGGCGCACGCCGTACCGCTCGGTCGCGGCGCTCCCGCTGCCCAGCCCGGCCGGGGAGGTCTTCGCCGCGCTCGACCTCTACGCGGAGGACGCGGCGCTCAGCGCACACCTCGACCTGGACCTGGTCGCGGCAGCGGTCGCCGCACCGCTGGGCGCGCTGCTCGACCTCTGCCTGCGCCCCGTCCGCGACGCGGTCACCGAGGACGCGCTGCCCGAGTGGTACGCCGACGCGACCGCCCGGCGTCTCGACGTGTCGATCGCCATCGGCATGGTGATGGCGTCGTCGCACCGGTCGGTCGGTGACGCCCTCAGCGTGCTGCGGGGCCACGCGTACAGCCACGACCGTCAGCTCGACGACGTCGCGGAGGACGTCGTGCTGGGCCGGCTGCCGGTGGAGGACCTCGCGGGCTGA